The Anolis carolinensis isolate JA03-04 chromosome 2, rAnoCar3.1.pri, whole genome shotgun sequence genome has a window encoding:
- the bloc1s1 gene encoding biogenesis of lysosome-related organelles complex 1 subunit 1 isoform X3, which yields MLSRLLREHQAKQGERKELQERRRREAIAAATCVTEALVDHLNVGPLKVELGRGSLSTPRLQGGPSRVAQAYVNQRKLDHEVKTLQIQAAQFAKQTGQWISMVENFNQALKLPLLEESLQGRNW from the exons ATGCTCTCTCGGCTGCTGAGGGAACACCAGGCGAAGCAGGGCGAGAGGAAAGAGCTGCAAG AACGGCGGCGACGGGAGGCCATTGCTGCAGCCACTTGCGTAACAGAAGCTTTGGTTGACCACTTGAATGTAGG TCCTTTAAAAGTGGAATTGGGAAGAGGCTCACTCAGCACCCCCAGGCTGCAGGGAGGCCCAAGCAG GGTTGCACAAGCCTATGTAAACCAAAGGAAGCTTGACCATGAAGTGAAGACACTGCAGATCCAGGCGGCTCAGTTTGCCAAGCAGACAGGCCAGTGGATCAGCATGGTGGAAAActtcaaccaggctttgaag TTGCCCCTTCTTGAGGAATCTTTGCAAGGAC